A section of the Bacteroidales bacterium genome encodes:
- a CDS encoding glycoside hydrolase family 3 C-terminal domain-containing protein → MRRILFTLCLILPAIFTVIGQTTYQYPFQDPSLPVEERAYDLVSRLTLQEKVTQFFNHSEAIPRLGIPQYDWWNECLHGVARAGKATVFPQAIGLAATFDEELMFTVATAISDEARAKHHNFLKNNVHSIYTGLTFWSPNINIFRDPRWGRGQETYGEDPYLTGRMAVNFIKGLQGNDPHYLKTIATAKHYAVHSGPEYSRHVDNVFVNDRDLYDTYLPAFKASVKEANVQSVMCAYNRFRDKPCCGSDLLLSNILRKEFGFTGYITSDCGAISDFYTKNAHHVVENSSRAWGWSVSTGTDLNCETPASFLVSNLDSAIQNGVINEKDLNTSLLRLFEARIKLGMFDPDIMVPYSKIPFSVVGSKEHLQLAERAAEKSLVLLKNDGILPLKKGKKIALIGPNADNFDILIANYNGEPVVPITPLTGLRTRMGKQNVLYSAGCPIVPGIYTNYQPVPYKNLFHDENGALKNGLKAEYYSEEGLKGQPAFVRVDSSVNFYWMRSPVDNQMEDSFSVRWTGILIPDKSGTFTFGGNTRVKINGKDPGKNLVELVKGQKYNLEVTFTVVPFWWNNAVEPSAKFEWVETSKDYKKEAVDAAKKADVIVFCGGISSSLEGEEMPLSIDGFSHGDRTHINLPSVQEDLLKELKKTGKPIIYVNFSGSAMAMNWENENVPAIIQAFYPGEATGTALARMLSGDFNPAGRLPVTFYKSVNDLPDFKDYRMEGRTYRYFKGEPLWGFGYGLSYTTFTYKNLTIPESSPAGSDVKISVDVTNSGKMDGEEVVEVFVTNQGASVPVPLKALAGFKRVMLKAGETKKVELVLKAESFSVINEEYNRVEEAGKFIVYAGGKQPVAGDKNTLSDEINITGPTVVIP, encoded by the coding sequence ATGCGCAGAATACTTTTCACCTTGTGTTTAATACTTCCGGCAATTTTCACTGTCATCGGACAAACCACCTATCAATATCCTTTCCAGGATCCGTCTTTGCCGGTTGAGGAAAGAGCATATGACCTTGTTTCGCGACTTACTTTGCAGGAAAAAGTAACCCAGTTTTTCAACCATAGTGAAGCCATTCCGCGTCTTGGTATTCCGCAGTATGATTGGTGGAATGAATGCCTTCACGGCGTGGCAAGAGCCGGTAAGGCCACAGTGTTTCCACAGGCTATTGGTCTTGCAGCTACCTTTGATGAAGAACTGATGTTCACTGTGGCTACCGCTATTTCCGATGAAGCAAGGGCCAAGCATCATAATTTTCTTAAAAACAATGTGCACAGCATTTATACCGGACTTACCTTCTGGTCGCCGAACATCAATATATTCCGCGATCCCCGTTGGGGAAGAGGCCAGGAAACCTACGGAGAAGATCCATATCTGACAGGCAGAATGGCTGTAAATTTCATTAAAGGATTACAGGGAAATGACCCTCACTATCTTAAAACCATTGCAACGGCCAAGCATTATGCTGTTCATAGCGGACCGGAATACAGCCGCCATGTCGATAATGTGTTTGTTAATGACCGCGACCTGTATGATACTTACCTACCTGCATTCAAAGCTTCGGTGAAAGAAGCCAATGTACAATCGGTAATGTGTGCCTATAACAGGTTCCGTGATAAGCCATGCTGCGGCTCAGACCTGCTTCTCAGTAACATTCTCAGAAAGGAATTCGGCTTTACCGGTTATATCACATCGGATTGCGGTGCCATCAGTGATTTCTATACAAAAAACGCCCATCATGTGGTTGAGAACTCATCCCGTGCCTGGGGATGGTCGGTTTCCACCGGTACAGACCTGAATTGTGAAACTCCTGCCAGTTTTCTTGTAAGCAACCTTGATTCGGCCATACAAAACGGCGTGATCAATGAAAAAGACCTGAACACATCACTTCTCAGGCTTTTTGAAGCCAGAATCAAACTGGGAATGTTCGATCCGGATATCATGGTTCCTTATTCCAAAATACCCTTTTCAGTTGTAGGCTCCAAAGAACATTTGCAACTCGCGGAAAGAGCAGCCGAGAAATCACTTGTACTGCTCAAAAACGATGGCATCCTTCCATTGAAAAAAGGAAAGAAAATCGCTCTTATCGGACCTAATGCCGACAACTTTGACATTCTGATTGCTAACTACAACGGGGAACCTGTAGTTCCCATCACACCGCTCACAGGACTGAGAACCAGGATGGGAAAGCAAAATGTGCTTTATTCCGCCGGTTGTCCCATAGTACCCGGCATTTATACCAATTACCAGCCGGTACCGTATAAGAATTTATTTCATGATGAAAACGGAGCGCTTAAAAATGGTCTTAAAGCTGAATACTACAGTGAAGAAGGATTGAAAGGCCAGCCTGCATTTGTGCGTGTTGACAGCTCAGTGAATTTTTACTGGATGCGCTCACCGGTTGATAACCAGATGGAAGATAGTTTTTCAGTTAGATGGACAGGAATTCTTATTCCAGATAAATCAGGTACTTTTACATTCGGAGGTAATACCCGTGTAAAAATTAACGGGAAAGATCCCGGAAAAAATCTCGTGGAACTTGTAAAAGGCCAGAAATATAATCTTGAAGTTACATTTACTGTGGTACCCTTCTGGTGGAACAATGCAGTTGAACCTTCAGCAAAATTCGAATGGGTTGAAACATCAAAGGATTACAAAAAAGAAGCGGTTGATGCTGCCAAAAAGGCAGATGTGATCGTATTCTGCGGTGGTATTTCTTCCAGTCTCGAAGGTGAAGAAATGCCGCTCAGCATTGACGGGTTTTCACACGGTGACCGCACTCACATTAATCTTCCTTCTGTTCAGGAAGACCTGCTGAAAGAGCTCAAAAAAACAGGCAAACCCATTATTTACGTTAATTTTAGCGGCAGTGCCATGGCTATGAATTGGGAAAATGAAAACGTTCCGGCAATTATCCAGGCATTTTACCCCGGTGAAGCCACAGGTACAGCCCTTGCCCGCATGCTGTCCGGTGATTTCAACCCGGCTGGCCGATTGCCCGTTACCTTCTATAAATCGGTTAACGATTTGCCTGACTTCAAGGATTACCGCATGGAAGGCAGAACATACCGTTATTTTAAAGGCGAACCGTTATGGGGTTTTGGCTACGGATTAAGCTATACCACATTCACATATAAAAATCTTACCATTCCTGAATCATCGCCGGCCGGATCTGATGTAAAGATATCTGTTGACGTTACCAATTCAGGAAAGATGGATGGTGAAGAAGTCGTTGAAGTATTTGTGACCAACCAGGGCGCATCAGTTCCTGTTCCGCTTAAAGCACTGGCCGGATTTAAAAGAGTGATGCTTAAAGCCGGAGAAACCAAAAAAGTTGAACTCGTTTTGAAAGCTGAAAGTTTTTCGGTTATCAATGAAGAATACAATCGTGTTGAAGAAGCCGGCAAATTCATTGTATATGCCGGTGGTAAACAACCGGTTGCTGGTGATAAAAATACACTAAGTGATGAAATAAACATTACAGGGCCAACAGTTGTTATTCCCTGA
- a CDS encoding chloride channel protein, with protein sequence MKNGQGYTKIINWFSDRFNHRQQMYVFSLFIGIVSGLAAVLLKNTVHYTHQFVLKYGGYFQINFLYLAFPMLGILLTVLYVKYLVKDEMGHGITKVLYSISKKGGFLRPHNSYSSIIASTLTVGFGGSVGLESPIVVTGSSMGSSLGRLFGMNYKSITTLIGCGAAGAVAGIFKAPVAGVVFALEVLMLDIGVWSIIPLLISAVTGATISYLFLDPGVSLHYPVQGNFNLHNIPLYIVLGLFAGIVSLYFTRMTFSIEKLFAKIGSRTTRWIIGGLVLGLLILFLPLLYGEGYDILNDFLEGNISSITHGSIFSGHEGSLWYFVVFMVLVLLFKPIAMTATTGAGGVGGIFAPSMFMGGFTGYLAAKLLNQIHFINVPEQNFILSGMAGLMAGVMHAPLFAIFLIAEITGGYVLFIPLMITSTVSFITIRYFEPHSIYTHRLATRGELITHNKDKAILTLLDMDKLIEKDFVPVTPADSLGKLVKAISRSKRNLFPVITGKNILVGVVLLDSIRHIIFNSEMYNQVFVRDLMQPPPTHISPGDSMESVMKKFEDNEAWNLPVVNNGEYIGFLSKSKLFSYYRNWLIEISED encoded by the coding sequence ATGAAAAACGGACAGGGGTATACAAAAATAATCAATTGGTTTTCAGATCGTTTTAATCACAGGCAGCAAATGTATGTGTTTAGCCTGTTCATTGGCATTGTCAGTGGGCTTGCCGCGGTGCTGCTTAAAAACACGGTTCATTACACTCACCAGTTTGTTCTTAAGTATGGTGGCTATTTCCAGATCAACTTCCTTTACCTGGCCTTTCCGATGCTGGGAATCCTGCTTACCGTCTTATATGTAAAGTACCTGGTAAAAGATGAAATGGGTCACGGAATAACCAAAGTTCTCTATTCTATTTCAAAAAAGGGAGGTTTTCTAAGGCCTCATAACAGCTATTCTTCCATTATTGCTTCAACACTGACAGTGGGTTTCGGAGGATCTGTCGGACTTGAATCGCCTATTGTGGTTACCGGGTCCTCCATGGGATCGAGCCTCGGAAGGCTTTTCGGCATGAATTACAAATCCATTACAACACTTATTGGCTGTGGTGCTGCAGGCGCAGTTGCCGGTATCTTCAAAGCCCCTGTAGCCGGTGTTGTTTTTGCACTGGAAGTGCTGATGCTTGATATCGGTGTGTGGTCGATTATTCCGCTATTGATATCGGCTGTAACAGGTGCCACAATATCTTACCTGTTCCTTGATCCCGGCGTTTCGCTGCATTATCCTGTTCAGGGCAATTTCAACCTGCACAATATACCTCTTTATATCGTTCTCGGTCTTTTTGCAGGTATCGTTTCGCTGTATTTTACAAGGATGACCTTTTCAATTGAAAAACTCTTTGCAAAAATCGGCAGCCGGACTACACGGTGGATTATCGGCGGCCTGGTGCTCGGATTACTTATTCTTTTTCTCCCTTTACTTTACGGTGAAGGTTATGACATCCTGAATGATTTTCTCGAAGGTAATATCAGTTCAATCACCCACGGGAGCATATTCAGCGGCCATGAAGGCAGTTTATGGTATTTTGTTGTCTTCATGGTGCTCGTACTTTTGTTCAAGCCAATAGCCATGACTGCCACAACCGGTGCCGGCGGGGTGGGGGGAATATTCGCTCCTTCCATGTTCATGGGCGGTTTCACGGGGTACCTGGCTGCAAAACTCCTTAACCAAATCCACTTTATCAACGTACCGGAACAGAATTTCATCCTGAGCGGCATGGCCGGATTAATGGCCGGCGTCATGCATGCCCCGCTTTTTGCCATCTTTCTCATTGCTGAGATCACAGGTGGTTATGTGCTGTTTATCCCGTTAATGATTACCTCTACAGTTTCCTTTATTACCATCCGTTATTTCGAACCTCATTCCATTTACACACACCGGTTGGCAACGCGCGGCGAACTGATCACTCACAACAAAGACAAAGCTATACTCACCCTTTTGGACATGGATAAGCTGATCGAAAAGGATTTCGTGCCTGTTACCCCGGCTGATTCACTAGGCAAGCTCGTAAAGGCTATTTCCCGTTCAAAAAGAAACTTGTTCCCTGTAATTACCGGCAAAAACATCCTGGTAGGTGTTGTATTGCTCGACAGCATCCGCCATATCATTTTCAACAGTGAAATGTACAACCAGGTTTTTGTGCGCGACCTGATGCAGCCTCCTCCCACTCACATTTCGCCGGGTGATTCAATGGAAAGCGTCATGAAGAAATTCGAGGATAATGAAGCCTGGAACCTTCCGGTTGTAAACAACGGAGAATACATCGGCTTTTTATCCAAGTCGAAATTATTCTCCTATTACCGCAACTGGTTGATAGAAATTTCGGAGGATTAG
- a CDS encoding DUF4389 domain-containing protein → MELTIKTQDRYSRLQLLLRTFFGWLYIAIPHGIILFFLGIWSAILTFVAFWIVLFTGKYPKTMFDYQVGFNRWNLRVNTAMMNLSDGYPGFGLDVQDENLNFNLEYPEKISRVLLLLRLFLGWLYVMIPHGFLLFFRTIATMVIVFISWFAVLFTGKYPAVFHEYVTGLMRWNTRVNLYIAFLTDQYPPFNGKA, encoded by the coding sequence ATGGAATTAACAATTAAAACACAGGACCGCTATTCGCGGCTCCAATTGCTTTTACGCACCTTTTTCGGCTGGCTGTACATTGCGATTCCTCACGGAATTATCCTGTTTTTCCTTGGTATCTGGTCTGCAATCCTGACCTTTGTAGCTTTCTGGATCGTTCTCTTCACAGGGAAATATCCCAAAACCATGTTTGATTACCAGGTTGGTTTCAACCGTTGGAACCTTAGGGTGAACACGGCAATGATGAACCTTTCTGACGGTTATCCCGGTTTTGGCCTGGATGTTCAGGACGAGAACCTGAATTTCAACCTGGAATATCCCGAAAAAATAAGCAGGGTCTTGCTTCTCCTTCGTCTTTTCCTGGGCTGGCTGTATGTTATGATTCCACATGGATTCTTATTATTTTTCAGAACCATCGCCACTATGGTAATTGTTTTCATCTCGTGGTTTGCTGTTCTTTTCACAGGTAAGTATCCTGCCGTATTTCATGAATATGTCACCGGACTCATGAGATGGAATACACGGGTAAATCTTTACATTGCATTTCTGACCGATCAGTATCCGCCGTTTAACGGAAAGGCTTAG
- the glyA gene encoding serine hydroxymethyltransferase has protein sequence MERDSRIFELITREKNRQLHGIELIASENFVSDQVLEAMGSCLTNKYAEGLPGKRYYGGCQVVDEVENLAIERIRQLFNAAWANVQPHSGAQANAAVMLAVLNPGDKFMGLDLSHGGHLSHGSPVNSSGILYQPVAYTLNPDTERVDYDKMEEIALQEKPKLIIAGASAYSRDWDYKRMRAIADKVGALLMADIAHPAGLIAKGLLNHPFPHCHIVTTTTHKTLRGPRGGLIMMGHDFPNPWGITTPKGEIKMMSAMLDMAVFPGIQGGPLEHVIASKAVSFGEALTDSYRDYVTQVKKNAAAMAKAFIDKGYKVVSNGTDNHSMLIDLRTKVPEVTGKMVENTLVKADITLNKNMVPFDSRTPFTTSGVRVGTPAITTRGAKEDLIQTIVELIDDVIMHIEDEKVIDAVRGKVNQLMKDYPLFAW, from the coding sequence ATGGAAAGAGATTCCCGCATATTCGAATTAATTACCCGTGAGAAAAACAGGCAACTGCACGGTATTGAACTGATAGCATCTGAGAATTTCGTCAGTGACCAGGTACTGGAGGCTATGGGTTCATGCCTGACCAATAAATATGCCGAAGGACTGCCCGGCAAAAGATACTACGGCGGATGCCAGGTAGTTGATGAAGTGGAAAACCTTGCCATCGAAAGGATCAGGCAATTATTCAATGCAGCATGGGCTAATGTTCAGCCTCACTCAGGTGCACAGGCCAACGCAGCCGTTATGCTTGCCGTACTCAATCCTGGTGACAAATTCATGGGTCTCGACTTATCCCATGGCGGTCACCTTTCACACGGATCTCCTGTTAATTCCTCAGGAATTTTATACCAACCGGTCGCCTATACACTGAACCCTGATACCGAACGTGTTGATTATGATAAAATGGAGGAAATTGCCCTTCAGGAAAAACCGAAGCTTATCATAGCCGGTGCATCGGCTTATTCGCGCGACTGGGATTATAAACGCATGAGGGCTATTGCCGATAAAGTGGGCGCCCTGCTCATGGCTGACATTGCTCATCCGGCCGGTCTCATTGCCAAAGGTCTGCTGAATCATCCATTCCCGCATTGTCATATAGTAACCACAACCACACATAAAACCCTGCGCGGTCCAAGGGGCGGTCTGATTATGATGGGACACGATTTTCCGAATCCATGGGGTATTACTACTCCGAAAGGAGAAATCAAAATGATGTCGGCCATGCTTGATATGGCTGTTTTCCCTGGTATCCAGGGCGGACCGCTCGAACATGTGATCGCTTCCAAGGCAGTTTCATTTGGTGAGGCATTGACTGATTCTTACAGGGATTATGTGACCCAGGTGAAGAAAAACGCGGCTGCCATGGCAAAAGCCTTTATTGATAAGGGTTATAAGGTGGTTTCAAATGGAACCGACAACCACTCCATGCTGATTGATTTAAGAACCAAAGTGCCTGAGGTTACAGGTAAAATGGTTGAAAATACCCTTGTGAAAGCCGATATCACCCTGAACAAAAATATGGTTCCTTTCGATTCGCGTACTCCTTTCACCACATCAGGCGTGAGAGTTGGTACACCTGCCATCACGACAAGAGGCGCCAAGGAAGATCTTATTCAAACCATCGTTGAGCTCATTGATGATGTGATTATGCATATTGAAGATGAAAAAGTGATTGATGCAGTGAGGGGAAAAGTGAACCAGCTAATGAAAGACTACCCGTTGTTTGCATGGTAA
- a CDS encoding sulfite exporter TauE/SafE family protein gives MVILTFFDLEWYKYLLIIGAGLVAGFINTIAGSGSLLTLPMLMFIGLPPNMANGTNRIAIMLQSLVGSLGFRKQAALDRSTGLKLGIPSVLGSIAGALMALALNAKAMERVIGILLIIMFFFILLKPEAWLKGQKEKQIPASIWLNFIVFFLIGVYGGFVQAGVGFFLLGGLVLGAGMDLVKANAIKNFLVFLYTPFALLIYMIGHQVDYKSGLILSIGSMTGAWLGTKSAVSWGPAFVRYVLLVAVLISAVQLMFF, from the coding sequence ATGGTAATACTTACCTTTTTCGACCTTGAATGGTATAAATATCTTTTGATAATCGGAGCCGGCCTTGTTGCCGGCTTTATCAATACAATTGCAGGCAGCGGTTCACTGCTTACGCTGCCTATGCTCATGTTTATCGGGCTTCCGCCAAACATGGCCAATGGTACAAACCGGATTGCCATCATGCTTCAAAGCCTTGTCGGTTCGCTGGGTTTCAGAAAGCAGGCGGCACTTGACCGGTCGACCGGGTTAAAACTCGGCATTCCTTCTGTACTGGGCTCCATTGCCGGTGCACTTATGGCACTTGCACTGAATGCCAAAGCCATGGAACGGGTCATCGGTATCCTTCTGATCATTATGTTCTTCTTTATCCTTTTAAAGCCGGAGGCATGGCTGAAAGGACAGAAAGAAAAGCAGATCCCTGCTTCAATCTGGCTCAATTTTATCGTTTTTTTCCTGATTGGCGTTTACGGCGGGTTTGTGCAGGCAGGTGTCGGCTTTTTCCTTCTTGGCGGGCTCGTACTCGGAGCCGGTATGGATCTTGTGAAAGCCAATGCCATTAAAAATTTCCTTGTTTTCTTATACACCCCTTTTGCCCTGCTGATTTACATGATCGGGCACCAGGTGGACTATAAATCGGGACTGATCCTTTCGATAGGAAGCATGACAGGAGCCTGGCTCGGAACAAAGTCGGCAGTAAGCTGGGGACCTGCCTTTGTAAGATATGTGCTTCTCGTGGCGGTTTTGATTTCCGCTGTTCAGCTTATGTTCTTCTGA
- a CDS encoding biopolymer transporter ExbD — protein MIQLRKKKNAMAEVYTSSFNDIMFFLMLFFLIASTLISPSVVKLTLPNSKYHQTIRKTEIALSVTKDLQYFVNKQQVSFDQLENVLLTATAGKTEPIIVLRVDNTIPVQNLVDVLQIGNKINVRMILATKAPNG, from the coding sequence ATGATACAGTTAAGGAAAAAGAAGAATGCCATGGCTGAGGTTTATACCTCATCCTTTAATGATATCATGTTCTTCCTGATGTTGTTTTTCCTTATTGCATCAACACTTATCAGTCCAAGTGTTGTAAAGCTAACTCTTCCCAATTCAAAATACCATCAAACCATCAGGAAAACTGAGATCGCGTTGTCTGTAACAAAAGATCTCCAGTATTTTGTCAATAAGCAGCAGGTAAGTTTCGACCAGCTTGAGAATGTACTTTTGACAGCTACAGCTGGAAAAACAGAACCCATCATTGTTCTGAGGGTTGATAACACAATTCCGGTACAGAATTTGGTGGATGTTCTCCAGATAGGGAATAAGATTAATGTAAGGATGATATTAGCAACAAAGGCTCCAAATGGGTGA
- a CDS encoding MotA/TolQ/ExbB proton channel family protein → MLFVLLQNVLTTTADSLAAGQTGAHATLNYWDMAQKGGWVMIPIAFLLLLSIYIFLNRLVVLNYASKEDYNFMNRIKDYIHDGKIDSAHALCQSTQSPLARMIEKGLSRLGRPMKEIEESVEIVGKFEIYNLEKHLSVLAVVAGIAPMFGFIGTIIGVIKIFYNISLSDNISIGIISGGLYEKMVASASGLFVGILAFIAYHTLNIMVERIVHKLEFSVMNFMDILNEPVKK, encoded by the coding sequence ATGCTTTTCGTTCTGTTGCAAAATGTATTGACTACGACTGCCGATAGTCTGGCGGCAGGCCAAACGGGTGCACATGCCACTCTGAATTACTGGGATATGGCCCAAAAAGGCGGATGGGTGATGATTCCGATAGCATTCCTGCTTCTTCTTTCAATTTATATTTTCCTTAACCGCCTGGTTGTGCTGAATTACGCTTCAAAAGAGGATTACAACTTCATGAACCGCATCAAGGATTATATCCATGACGGAAAGATCGATTCAGCACATGCCCTTTGCCAGAGCACACAATCACCTCTGGCCCGCATGATTGAAAAAGGCCTTTCAAGGCTTGGACGACCCATGAAGGAAATTGAAGAATCAGTTGAAATTGTAGGTAAATTTGAAATCTATAACCTTGAAAAGCATCTGAGCGTTCTGGCTGTGGTGGCCGGTATTGCACCAATGTTTGGTTTTATAGGGACCATCATCGGCGTTATTAAGATTTTCTACAATATTTCACTTTCCGATAATATTTCAATCGGGATTATTTCCGGTGGTTTGTATGAAAAAATGGTCGCCAGTGCTTCAGGTCTGTTTGTTGGTATCCTGGCATTCATAGCCTATCATACACTGAATATCATGGTGGAAAGAATTGTTCATAAGCTTGAATTCAGCGTCATGAATTTCATGGACATTTTAAATGAACCGGTTAAAAAATGA